The genomic interval CGGCGATCGGTTTTTCTATACAAATACGCATCCTAAATCCTATACGTTGCGTATCCTGAACGATTCGACGGCCTATATCGGCTTTACCAACCTTTCGCAGGGAGCGCCCCAGCAAGAGGAGATCGCTGCTTTCATCCGGTCGATCGCGGACAAACCCAACCTGATTATCGACGTGCGCAACAACGACGGAGGACTGGGCGACGTGACCGAGAAGATCTATTCGTTTATCGCGAACAAGCCGGTCGTAGTCAGCGCGTATGAAAAAGCGAAAAAGACGAAGGAGATGAAAACCCTGCAATTCTCGACGAACTACGCAGGAATGACCGAACTGTTTCCCGATTTCGAACCGGTCGAAGGGAAAGAGGGCTATTACAACCGCTCGGCGGAAGGACGGCTGATCGTGCCGGATTCGGCGACCAACTACAAGGGCAGGGTGTACGTACTGGTCAACGAACGTTCGGCTTCGGCGGCCGCCTCGATCGCGGCGCTGGTTATGAAAGAAGGCCGCGGAACGATCATCGGCCGAGAAACCCGTACGGGCTATCATCACATGACAGCCGAGAAGTTCGCGGAAACGCTTTTGCCGCATTCGCAAATCAAGATCAAAACGCCATTGATCGAGCTGGGATTCGATACGGCCGTTACCGAAAGAATCCCTTACGGACGGGGCGTGATACCCGATCATATCGTTCCGCTCACGCTGGACGAACTCAACTACCGCAACGGGGACGCCATACTGAACTATGCGCTCGGCCTGATCGACGGGGACACGGGGAAAGGCGCGGAAGAATCCCCGACGCCGGCATGGGTCTGGTTCCTGATCGTCGGCGGAACGTTGATCGGGGGCGGATTTCTGCTTTTTACAAACGGCGGCCGGACTTTTCTCAACCAATCGGAAAAGAAGAAACGCCGCGGTCCGATCAAGCGGGAAACGGGAACGGGACGGCCGATCGGATCGGACTGAACGTTCCCGACACCGGATTCCAAGACCCGACGATTCGACCGATTAACATATTGCACATCAATAATTTTCGCAAAAAGAGCGACAACCGCAGCATAATTCGTCCGCCGGAACAGAACGGAACCGTGCACCGAACCTTCCCCGTACGCACAATACGCATAAGCCGAGGAACCGTTCCGAACCGTGAGTTGCCACACGGGCCGCTTCCGCCCGCAAGCGACCGAAACCCGCACGCAGCGGAATCCATGCGCCCCGACAAGACAATTCCTTCGCAGACCGGAGATGACAAGCGCTTGCAGCCGACGATACCCGTCGCAAAAAGGGAAAGCCATAGACAGGCATCCCCGTAGCGCCCCCGGCGTTTACGATTTCTTTCCCTTCCTTTTCGGATTGGCGGGAAACCAGCCCTTGGCCACCCGCTCGCGCTGCTCGAACAGTTCCTTGATCGTCCATAACGACGAAAAGGCGAATACCCCCGCCAACGCGGCCAGAAGCACGTTGTCGGTCAGCAGCGAAACGGCCATGCCGCCCAAGCCGAGCAACAGAAAAACCCACCAGCATCGCGTTCCCCAGTAATACTCCGCCTTGACGACGACGGGGTGGAACAGGCCGATAATCAAAAACGTACAGACACCTATAAACAAGCCCAGCAGGCGGTACTCGATCAGAAACTCCATCATTTTTCAGTCGTTTTAATGTTCTCATACAGAAACCGGGCCGTCTGCGGACGGCCCGGTCTTTCCGAAAACCGTCCTGCGGACCGCTCGCGCCCACGCGGCGACGGAGGACTTCCGACAAATGCCGGCGCCAACAGCCGGTGGAGCCGGCCCGGCCCGATTATATCCCGGACTTCCGACGCCGTAGCGACCGCTGCAAACCGGGAAACGACGGACCGACATCCAAAACGCTCCCGCTTTCTATTCCGGCCGGTCTGAAAAGGGCGCCGGCCGAAGGGGAAAACGGCGAGCACGGACGAAACAAGCCGGGCGCGCTACAGATTCCTTTGCACGAACTCGATGCAGCGCTCCATCAGGTGATGGCGCGACGGACCCATTCCGTGATTCCGGTCGGGATAGACGTAGAGCTCGAAGGGCTTGTCGTACTCGACGAGTCTGGTAATCATCTCGTACGTATTTTGAATATGCACATTGTCGTCGCCCGTACCGTGCGCGATCAGCAGCTTGCCCTTCAGGCGGTCGGCGAAATGAATCGGCGAGTTGTCGTCGTATCCCGACGGGTTATCCTGAGGCAGGCCGTTGTAGATCTCGGTGTAAATCGTATCGTAGAACCTCCATGACGTGACGGGAGCGACGGCGATCGCGGCACGGAACACGTCGTTGCCCTTCAGAATGCAGTTCAGCGCCATGAAGCCGCCGTAGCTCCAGCCGTAGATACCGATGCGGTCCGGATCGACGTAAGGCAGCGAGGCAAGGTAGCGGGCGGCCTCGATCTGGTCGACCGTCTCGTATTTTCCCAACTCGCCGTAGGTGCACTTCTTGAACTCCTCGCCGCGGAAACCCGTTCCGCGTCCGTCGACGCAGGCTACGATATATCCCTGCTGCACGAGCACGTCTTCCCAGCCGATCGTCCAGCGGTCGGCCGCCTGCTGCGAGCCGGGGCCGCTGTACTGAGTCATCAGCACCGGATACCGGCGCGACGAGTCGAAGCCGTTCGGGCGGACCATGTAACCGTTCAGCTCCACACCCTCGGAAGTAGCGAACCGGAAAAACTCCTTGACGGGCACCTGCAACTCGTCGAGCTTGGTCCGCAGCGCCGCATTGTCCTCCAGCGTACGCACCAAACGCCCGTCCGAGCGGTGCAGCGTCACCCGGTTGGGCGTCCGCACGTTCGAGAAATAGCTGATAAAATAGCGGAATCCGCGCGAAGGGGCGATCCGGTACGTCCCGTCGCCGCCGGTCAGCCGCCGCTTGCCGCGGCCGTCGAGCCGGACGGTATACAGGTCGCGCCGCAGCGGCGACGTCTCGGTGGAGAGATAATATACCCGGTCGCCCTCGATGCCGAGCAGCTCGGTCACTTCCCACTCGCCCGACGTGATCCGGTCGAGCAGCCCTTCCGAAACGCTGTATAAGTAAAGATGCATGAATCCGTCCCGCTCGCTGCGGACGACGAAGCGGTCGCCGTCGGGAAGGAAAGTCACGGTCCGCCCGTCTACCCGTTCGACATAGCGGTCGTTGCGCTCGTCGTACACGACGCGGGACGCTCCCGACGAATCGCACAACAACACTTCGAAATGGTTCTGCAGACGGTTCAGCCGATAAAAGCCCAACTGCCCCGTCGGGGTCCAGAACAGACGGGGAATGTACTGGTCGGTCTGCTCCCCCGTATCCATCCGTACCGTACTCCCGTCCGCCGCATCGCAGCAATAAAGCTCCACGACCGAATTCTGCTCGCCGGCCTTCGGATATTTGAACGTATAGTTCTCGGGATAGAGCCCGCCGGCGAAGCGGTTCATGTTATACTGCTTCACGCGGCTCTCGTCGAACCGCAGGTAGGCTATCTTCCTGCCGTCGGGCGACCAGGCGAACGCCCGCGCGAACGAAAATTCTTCCTCGTAGACCCAATCGGGCAGGCCGTTGATAATATGGTTGAACCGACCGTCGAAAGTCAGCTGCCGCTCCGATCCGGCCGCCGGATCGGCGACGAACAGGTTGCCTCCGCGCACGAAAGCCACCCGGCTGCCGTCGGGCGAAAACTGCGCCTGCTGCTGCGGCCCGCCCTGCGAAAGCCGCCGCAGCGATCCGTCCTGCCTGTCGTAAATCCAGTACTCGGCGGTAAACGAATGCCGGTAAATCGGCTCGACGTCCGTGGTCAGCAGCAACCGTCTTTCGTCCGCGCTCAGGACGTAATCCGTAAACTCGATCCGGGGCTCGGCGGCCGAAGCGTCGAACAGGACGCCCGCCGGCTCGCCGGTGCGGTACAAGAAGCATAGCACGCGGCCGTCGCTCATCGTCGTGTAGCGCTCGCCGTCGGAGAGGCTGCGCACGCCGCTCACGGTCTTCTGCTCGAACGTCCCGTCGCGCAGGGCGGAGTAATCGAAGGCGGGTCGCGCCGAAACGGTTATCGTATTCAAGGTGCAGAGTGCAAAAAAAACGGTCAGTAAATTCCGCATGGTATCTTCATAATATTATGCAGGTTCGGCCGGCGACAATCGCTCAGCAGGCTTTCAGACTCAAGTCCAAACTCTTGATCTGATGCGTCAACGCACCGACCGAAATATAGTCGACGCCGCAGGCGGCGTACTCGCGCAGGTTGTCGAGCGTGATGCCGCCCGAGGACTCGATCTCGCAGCGGCCCGCGATCAGATCGACGGCCTCGCGCGTGAGTTCGGGCGTGAAATTGTCGAGCATGATGCGGTCGACGCCGTCGAGGCGGAGCACCTCGCGGACATCGTCCAGCGAGCGGACCTCGACCTCGATCGGAATCCGCTTGCCCTTGGCTTCGAGGTAGGCCTTCGTCTGTTCGACGGCAGCCGTGATGCCGCCCGCGAAATCGATGTGGTTGTCTTTCAGAATCACCATGTCGAACAGGCCCATGCGGTGATTCTCGCCCCCGCCCAGCTTGACCGCCATTTTGTCCAGTACGCGCATGCCGGGCGTCGTCTTGCGCGTATCCAGAACGCGAGTCTTCAGGCCCTCCAGCTCTTTCACGTAGCGCGCGGTTTGCGTCGCCACGCCGCTCATGCGCTGCATGATGTTGAGCAGAATGCGCTCGGCCTGCAACAGCGAGACCACGCGTCCCTCGACATAAAAGGCGACATCGCCCGGCCGCACATGCGCGCCGTCCTCGATCCGCTTGTCGAACGCCACGTCCGGATCGAGCCGGCGGAGCACCATCTCGGCCACCTCGACTCCGGCCAGAACGCCCTCCTGCTTGACAAGCAGCTTCATACGTCCCCGCTCGTCGGGAGGGATGCACGCAAGCGACGAATGGTCTCCGTCGCCTATATCCTCGCGGATAGCCAGTTCGATCAGATCGTTCGTAAAAGGTATATACTCCGGTTTCATACTTTCTTTTCAATTTTTACCGTTCGTGCATACGAATGTCGCAAAGTTACAAAAAACCGCGGATTTCGCCGCGACAGTACGCCGGACGGAGAAAAAAGGAAGCAAAATTTTTACGCTTTTTTGTAAAAATTTCTACCTTTGCCGTATAAAATTAACACGACGACATTTCCGGAAGGTTAGTCGTAGTGTTCTTTTTGCAAGTAAGCGACTGTATATCATACAAATGATGCGTCCAATGCAGGATTGAGCGTCATAGGGCGCACGGCAAAAGGCGTTCAAAAACGAAAACATTTGCTTATTTTGCGAAAATCGAAGAGGAGCACGAAGAAAAAACGAAAATCATGAAAGATCTCAGAAGCGGCACTACGACGCAGGGGCGCAAAATGGCCGGGGCAAGAAGCCTATGGCGAGCGAACGGAATGAAAGACGAGCAGATAGGCCAGCCGGTGATCGCCGTCGTCAACTCGTTTACGCAGTTCGTGCCCGGGCATGTGCACCTTCACGAGATCGGGCAGCAAGTCAAGCAATGGATCGAACGCGAAGGCTGCTTCGCCGCCGAATTCAACACGATCGCCATCGACGACGGCATCGCCATGGGTCACGACGGCATGCTCTACTCGCTGCCGTCGCGCGACCTGATCGCCGACAGCGTCGAGTACATGTGCAACGCGCACAAGGTGGACGCGATGGTCTGCATATCGAACTGCGACAAGATCACGCCGGGCATGCTGATGGCCGCCATGCGGCTGAACATACCGACCGTTTTCGTCTCGGGCGGGCCGATGGAGGCGGGACGCATGGGCGAGAGCAGCTACGACCTGATCGACGTGATGGTCAAGGGAGCCGACGCGAGCTATCCGGACAAGGAGCTCGACGCGCTGGAGCATGCGGCCTGCCCTACCTGCGGGTCGTGCTCGGGTATGTTCACGGCCAACTCGATGAACTGCCTGACCGAAGCGCTCGGGCTGTCGCTGCCGGGCAACGGCACGGTCTTGGCGACGCACGAGGCGCGCACGGAGCTGTTCCGCAAGGCGGCCAAGCTGATCGTGAAAAACGCGCGGGAATACTATTTCGACGACAACGACGCGGTGCTGCCGCGCTCGATCGCCACGCGGGCGGCCTTTCTGAACGCCATGTCGATGGACATCGCCATGGGCGGCTCGTCGAACACGGTGCTGCACCTGCTGGCCGTCGCTCAGGAGGCGGGCGTGGACTTCACGATGAGCGACATCGACCGCCTGTCGCGCCGCATCCCCGTCATCTGCAAGGTAGCGCCCAACTCGCATTACCACATACAGGACGTCAACCGGGCCGGAGGCATTCTCTCCATCTTGGGCGAACTGAACCGGGGGGGACTGATCGACACGGCGGTCGGACGAGTGGACTGCGCGACGCTCGCCGAAGCGATCCGACTGAACGACCTGCGAAGTCCCGACGTGTCCGTCGAAGCGAAAGTCCGCGCACGGGTCGCGCCGGCCGAAAAGCATAACCTGAAGCTCGGCTCGCAGAACGCCACCTATCCGTCGGCCGATCTGGACCGGGAAAAAGGCTGCATACGCGACTTGGAGCATCCTTACCTGAAGGACGGCGG from Alistipes ihumii AP11 carries:
- a CDS encoding S9 family peptidase; translated protein: MRNLLTVFFALCTLNTITVSARPAFDYSALRDGTFEQKTVSGVRSLSDGERYTTMSDGRVLCFLYRTGEPAGVLFDASAAEPRIEFTDYVLSADERRLLLTTDVEPIYRHSFTAEYWIYDRQDGSLRRLSQGGPQQQAQFSPDGSRVAFVRGGNLFVADPAAGSERQLTFDGRFNHIINGLPDWVYEEEFSFARAFAWSPDGRKIAYLRFDESRVKQYNMNRFAGGLYPENYTFKYPKAGEQNSVVELYCCDAADGSTVRMDTGEQTDQYIPRLFWTPTGQLGFYRLNRLQNHFEVLLCDSSGASRVVYDERNDRYVERVDGRTVTFLPDGDRFVVRSERDGFMHLYLYSVSEGLLDRITSGEWEVTELLGIEGDRVYYLSTETSPLRRDLYTVRLDGRGKRRLTGGDGTYRIAPSRGFRYFISYFSNVRTPNRVTLHRSDGRLVRTLEDNAALRTKLDELQVPVKEFFRFATSEGVELNGYMVRPNGFDSSRRYPVLMTQYSGPGSQQAADRWTIGWEDVLVQQGYIVACVDGRGTGFRGEEFKKCTYGELGKYETVDQIEAARYLASLPYVDPDRIGIYGWSYGGFMALNCILKGNDVFRAAIAVAPVTSWRFYDTIYTEIYNGLPQDNPSGYDDNSPIHFADRLKGKLLIAHGTGDDNVHIQNTYEMITRLVEYDKPFELYVYPDRNHGMGPSRHHLMERCIEFVQRNL
- the nadC gene encoding carboxylating nicotinate-nucleotide diphosphorylase — its product is MKPEYIPFTNDLIELAIREDIGDGDHSSLACIPPDERGRMKLLVKQEGVLAGVEVAEMVLRRLDPDVAFDKRIEDGAHVRPGDVAFYVEGRVVSLLQAERILLNIMQRMSGVATQTARYVKELEGLKTRVLDTRKTTPGMRVLDKMAVKLGGGENHRMGLFDMVILKDNHIDFAGGITAAVEQTKAYLEAKGKRIPIEVEVRSLDDVREVLRLDGVDRIMLDNFTPELTREAVDLIAGRCEIESSGGITLDNLREYAACGVDYISVGALTHQIKSLDLSLKAC
- the ilvD gene encoding dihydroxy-acid dehydratase, which gives rise to MKDLRSGTTTQGRKMAGARSLWRANGMKDEQIGQPVIAVVNSFTQFVPGHVHLHEIGQQVKQWIEREGCFAAEFNTIAIDDGIAMGHDGMLYSLPSRDLIADSVEYMCNAHKVDAMVCISNCDKITPGMLMAAMRLNIPTVFVSGGPMEAGRMGESSYDLIDVMVKGADASYPDKELDALEHAACPTCGSCSGMFTANSMNCLTEALGLSLPGNGTVLATHEARTELFRKAAKLIVKNAREYYFDDNDAVLPRSIATRAAFLNAMSMDIAMGGSSNTVLHLLAVAQEAGVDFTMSDIDRLSRRIPVICKVAPNSHYHIQDVNRAGGILSILGELNRGGLIDTAVGRVDCATLAEAIRLNDLRSPDVSVEAKVRARVAPAEKHNLKLGSQNATYPSADLDREKGCIRDLEHPYLKDGGLAVLFGNIARNGCIVKTAGVDESILRFEGKARVFESQESACAGILGGKVNAGDVVIIRYEGPKGGPGMQEMLYPTSYLKSVRLDKACALVTDGRFSGGTSGLSIGHVSPEAAAGGDIALVRDDDRIVIDIPNRTIDVVLPEGELDRRREAIVRFEPVGRNRVVSRALKAYASMVTSADRGGVREDI
- a CDS encoding DUF4491 family protein, with protein sequence MEFLIEYRLLGLFIGVCTFLIIGLFHPVVVKAEYYWGTRCWWVFLLLGLGGMAVSLLTDNVLLAALAGVFAFSSLWTIKELFEQRERVAKGWFPANPKRKGKKS